A genomic region of Trifolium pratense cultivar HEN17-A07 linkage group LG3, ARS_RC_1.1, whole genome shotgun sequence contains the following coding sequences:
- the LOC123918982 gene encoding brassinosteroid-responsive RING protein 1-like, with amino-acid sequence MGFPVGYTELLFPKLVLHLLSIFTFIRKLICIIFRYLGLPDFIEPDITWPENSTRIPEFESVSALLIREILPVVKFMDLVDPPESCAVCLTEFEDNDEIRRLANCRHIFHRGCLDRWMGYDQRTCPLCRTPFIPDDMQSAFNERLWAASGIPEAEFHSDVLAL; translated from the coding sequence ATGGGATTTCCAGTAGGATACACAGAACTTCTCTTCCCAAAATTagttcttcatcttctctccaTCTTCACTTTCATAAGAAAACTCATTTGCATCATTTTTCGTTATCTGGGTCTCCCTGATTTCATCGAACCCGACATTACATGGCCAGAAAATTCGACCCGAATTCCCGAATTCGAATCCGTTTCAGCTCTTCTTATTCGTGAAATCTTACCGGTTGTTAAGTTCATGGATTTAGTGGACCCACCTGAAAGCTGTGCTGTCTGTCTTACTGAGTTCGAGGATAACGATGAGATCAGACGGTTAGCGAATTGTAGACACATTTTTCATCGAGGTTGTTTGGACCGTTGGATGGGTTATGATCAAAGAACGTGTCCTTTGTGTAGAACACCTTTTATACCTGATGATATGCAAAGTGCTTTTAATGAGAGATTATGGGCTGCTTCTGGGATTCCTGAGGCTGAGTTTCACTCTGATGTTCTTGCTTTGTAG